A single window of Lutzomyia longipalpis isolate SR_M1_2022 chromosome 1, ASM2433408v1 DNA harbors:
- the LOC129797001 gene encoding plexin domain-containing protein 2 isoform X1: MHGKMDFLQIFLFFVLFSPIAPFGYTKRDLSIYHKYETSESFLPHLNDNDVTVERFKRQATPPAKAASEETVTTKAPIVATSSEASNSSSTEATVTVDPVLKDSRQQLLGVNGTGQRKVYPTTPLPTKVSDPININTPQDSGSSSNQSLGKFLGDEVKDDDISVDNFDKFDVDMNKTLLEHNITQFKEEYHSYYNSTVMEDPDMANKVLQSLGNLSISTLLSKSHRRAMTVQLKFDFPFYGNPLRNITIATGGFLYTGEYVHSWLAATQYIAPLMANFDSRISDKSYVKYLDNGTAFTVLWENLFLQDHETEKPFTFSASLHKSGDIVFAYYSVPMPIEAIKDEKHPVKVGLSDAYISDKTIFFARRKTIYEYHRVTFESSDIKNGTVIYLSAQPTCLSLTDCVACLTKLSSFKCNWCPTVNRCSTGTDRQRHDWVQKGCEKVQIVDELKCPALGEKGNNANSVRDSSESGEKQWDASHSGASDGDGGRRGGGGADNHEDVHRGIDTVSKELITSDSIDNGSGHSAGVGTVLGFLIPIVLILSGVLWILYAYRNPHTKSGQFLIQYRPSQWSWRRGEARYTAATIHM, encoded by the exons ATCTTTCTATTTATCACAAATATGAGACAAGTGAGTCGTTTTTACCCCATCTGAATGATAATGATGTGACGGTTGAGCGATTTAAGAGACAAGCCACCCCACCGGCAAAGGCTGCATCAGAAGAAACTGTAACAACGAAAGCCCCCATAGTTGCCACAAGTTCAGAAGCATCCAACTCTAGTTCTACAGAGGCCACTGTCACTGTTGATCCGGTTCTCAAGGACTCCAGACAGCAGCTGTTGGGTGTCAATGGCACGGGTCAGAGGAAAG TTTACCCAACAACACCACTCCCAACCAAAGTCTCCGATCCCATCAACATTAACACACCACAGGATTCAGGATCGTCGAGTAATCAGAGTTTGGGAAAATTCCTCGGTGATGAGGTTAAAGATGATGACATTTCTGTggataattttgataaattcgaCGTGGATATGAATAAAACTCTTCTGGAGCACAACATCACACAATTCAAAGAAGAATATCATTCGTACTACAACAGCACAGTCATGGAGGATCCTGATATGGCTAATAAAGTATTGCAGAGTTTAGGGAATTTATCAATCAGTACGCTTCTCTCAAAATCCCACAGAAGAGCAATG ACGGTTCAGTTGAAATTTGACTTCCCCTTCTATGGGAATCCCCTGCGAAACATCACAATTGCAACAGGAGGATTTCTCTATACTGGCGAGTACGTTCACTCCTGGTTAGCAGCTACACAGTATATTGCTCCATTGATGGCTAATTTCGACTCCCGCATCTCCGACAAGTCTTATGTGAAATATTTGGATAACG GAACGGCCTTTACAGTATTGTGGGAGAATCTATTTCTACAGGATCATGAAACAGAGAAGCCATTCACCTTCAGTGCCTCACTCCACAAGAGTGGAGACATTGTGTTTGCCTACTATTCCGTACCGATGCCAATTGAAGCTATCAAAGATGAAAAGCATCCCGTCAAAGTTGGCCTCTCGGATGCATACATCAGCGACAAGACAATATTCT TCGCAAGGAGAAAGACAATTTATGAGTATCATCGAGTGACTTTCGAGAGCAGCGATATCAAGAATGGAACGGTTATCTATCTCAGTGCACAACCAACTTGTCTCTCACTCACTGATTGTGTAGCGTGCTTGACAAAATTGAGCTCATTCAAG TGCAATTGGTGCCCAACTGTGAATAGGTGCTCAACAGGAACGGATCGTCAGAGGCATGATTGGGTGCAGAAGGGATGCGAAAAGGTGCAAATAGTGGATGAACTCAAGTGTCCAGCACTCGGTGAAAAGGGTAACAATGCAAATAGTGTGCGTGATAGTTCGGAAAGTGGGGAGAAGCAATGGGATGCATCACATTCGGGTGCATCGGATGGTGATGGGGGACGtcgtgggggtggtggtgcgGATAATCACGAGGATGTACACAGAGGCATTGATACAGTGTCCAAAGAACTCATCACAAGTGACTCGATCGACAATGGATCGGGACATAGTGCTGGTGTTGGAACCGTCCTTGGATTCCTCATTCCCATTGTCCTCATTCTATCCGGTGTTCTCTGGATCTTATACGCTTACCGCAATCCACATACCAAGAGTGGGCAGTTTTTGATACAG
- the LOC129797001 gene encoding plexin domain-containing protein 1 isoform X2 — protein MHGKMDFLQIFLFFVLFSPIAPFGYTKRDLSIYHKYETSESFLPHLNDNDVTVERFKRQATPPAKAASEETVTTKAPIVATSSEASNSSSTEATVTVDPVLKDSRQQLLGVNGTGQRKVYPTTPLPTKVSDPININTPQDSGSSSNQSLGKFLGDEVKDDDISVDNFDKFDVDMNKTLLEHNITQFKEEYHSYYNSTVMEDPDMANKVLQSLGNLSISTLLSKSHRRAMTVQLKFDFPFYGNPLRNITIATGGFLYTGEYVHSWLAATQYIAPLMANFDSRISDKSYVKYLDNGTAFTVLWENLFLQDHETEKPFTFSASLHKSGDIVFAYYSVPMPIEAIKDEKHPVKVGLSDAYISDKTIFFARRKTIYEYHRVTFESSDIKNGTVIYLSAQPTCLSLTDCVACLTKLSSFKCNWCPTVNRCSTGTDRQRHDWVQKGCEKVQIVDELKCPALGEKGNNANSVRDSSESGEKQWDASHSGASDGDGGRRGGGGADNHEDVHRGIDTVSKELITSDSIDNGSGHSAGVGTVLGFLIPIVLILSGVLWILYAYRNPHTKSGQFLIQLRGYKVI, from the exons ATCTTTCTATTTATCACAAATATGAGACAAGTGAGTCGTTTTTACCCCATCTGAATGATAATGATGTGACGGTTGAGCGATTTAAGAGACAAGCCACCCCACCGGCAAAGGCTGCATCAGAAGAAACTGTAACAACGAAAGCCCCCATAGTTGCCACAAGTTCAGAAGCATCCAACTCTAGTTCTACAGAGGCCACTGTCACTGTTGATCCGGTTCTCAAGGACTCCAGACAGCAGCTGTTGGGTGTCAATGGCACGGGTCAGAGGAAAG TTTACCCAACAACACCACTCCCAACCAAAGTCTCCGATCCCATCAACATTAACACACCACAGGATTCAGGATCGTCGAGTAATCAGAGTTTGGGAAAATTCCTCGGTGATGAGGTTAAAGATGATGACATTTCTGTggataattttgataaattcgaCGTGGATATGAATAAAACTCTTCTGGAGCACAACATCACACAATTCAAAGAAGAATATCATTCGTACTACAACAGCACAGTCATGGAGGATCCTGATATGGCTAATAAAGTATTGCAGAGTTTAGGGAATTTATCAATCAGTACGCTTCTCTCAAAATCCCACAGAAGAGCAATG ACGGTTCAGTTGAAATTTGACTTCCCCTTCTATGGGAATCCCCTGCGAAACATCACAATTGCAACAGGAGGATTTCTCTATACTGGCGAGTACGTTCACTCCTGGTTAGCAGCTACACAGTATATTGCTCCATTGATGGCTAATTTCGACTCCCGCATCTCCGACAAGTCTTATGTGAAATATTTGGATAACG GAACGGCCTTTACAGTATTGTGGGAGAATCTATTTCTACAGGATCATGAAACAGAGAAGCCATTCACCTTCAGTGCCTCACTCCACAAGAGTGGAGACATTGTGTTTGCCTACTATTCCGTACCGATGCCAATTGAAGCTATCAAAGATGAAAAGCATCCCGTCAAAGTTGGCCTCTCGGATGCATACATCAGCGACAAGACAATATTCT TCGCAAGGAGAAAGACAATTTATGAGTATCATCGAGTGACTTTCGAGAGCAGCGATATCAAGAATGGAACGGTTATCTATCTCAGTGCACAACCAACTTGTCTCTCACTCACTGATTGTGTAGCGTGCTTGACAAAATTGAGCTCATTCAAG TGCAATTGGTGCCCAACTGTGAATAGGTGCTCAACAGGAACGGATCGTCAGAGGCATGATTGGGTGCAGAAGGGATGCGAAAAGGTGCAAATAGTGGATGAACTCAAGTGTCCAGCACTCGGTGAAAAGGGTAACAATGCAAATAGTGTGCGTGATAGTTCGGAAAGTGGGGAGAAGCAATGGGATGCATCACATTCGGGTGCATCGGATGGTGATGGGGGACGtcgtgggggtggtggtgcgGATAATCACGAGGATGTACACAGAGGCATTGATACAGTGTCCAAAGAACTCATCACAAGTGACTCGATCGACAATGGATCGGGACATAGTGCTGGTGTTGGAACCGTCCTTGGATTCCTCATTCCCATTGTCCTCATTCTATCCGGTGTTCTCTGGATCTTATACGCTTACCGCAATCCACATACCAAGAGTGGGCAGTTTTTGATACAG CTAAGAGGATACAAGGTTATTTGA